One genomic region from Nocardia vinacea encodes:
- a CDS encoding form I ribulose bisphosphate carboxylase large subunit, with protein sequence MTDETEPNRWDPGVHSYASMGYYAPDYVPKDTDVLAVFRVTPQKGVDPIEAAAAVAGESSTATWTVVWTDRLTAHDRYQAKCYRIDEVPGRPGEYFAYVAYDLDLFEEGSITNLTSSVIGNVFGFKPLLALRLEDMRIPVAYVKTFQGPPHGTVMEREYLNKYGRPLLGATVKPKLGLSARNYGRVIYEACKGGLDFTKDDENINSQPFMRWRDRYLFAMEGVNRATAETGEIKGHYLNVTAATMEDMYERAEFAKQLGSVVIMMDLTVGFTAMQSMSHWARRNGVLLHLHRAGHSTYTRQKTHGVSFRVLAKWCRLIGVDHLHAGTVVGKLEGDPATTRGFYDTLRENHIPTNPGNGIFFDQYWASLGGVMPVASGGIHAGQMHQLLDLFGDDVVLQFGGGTIGHPLGIAAGAEANRVALEAVVKARNEGRDLLKEGPDVLRKAAEICRPLDVALSTWGDVTFDYTSTDAPDAVPTASR encoded by the coding sequence ATGACCGACGAAACCGAACCCAACCGCTGGGATCCGGGTGTCCACTCCTACGCCTCGATGGGTTACTACGCCCCGGATTATGTACCCAAAGATACCGATGTCCTCGCCGTCTTCCGGGTGACCCCGCAAAAAGGCGTGGATCCGATCGAAGCCGCGGCCGCCGTCGCGGGCGAATCCTCCACTGCCACATGGACTGTCGTATGGACCGACCGTCTCACCGCACACGACCGCTACCAGGCCAAGTGCTACCGCATCGATGAGGTTCCCGGCCGCCCAGGCGAGTATTTCGCCTATGTCGCCTACGATCTCGACCTGTTCGAAGAGGGTTCGATCACCAACCTCACCTCCTCGGTCATCGGCAATGTCTTCGGCTTCAAGCCGCTGCTGGCACTGCGCCTGGAGGATATGCGGATTCCGGTGGCCTACGTCAAGACCTTCCAGGGCCCGCCGCACGGCACCGTCATGGAGCGCGAGTACCTGAACAAATACGGCAGGCCGCTGCTCGGTGCGACAGTGAAGCCGAAACTCGGTCTGTCCGCGCGGAATTACGGTCGGGTGATCTACGAGGCGTGCAAGGGTGGCCTGGATTTCACCAAGGACGACGAGAACATCAACTCCCAGCCGTTCATGCGTTGGCGCGACCGGTATCTGTTCGCCATGGAGGGCGTCAACCGTGCCACGGCCGAAACCGGTGAGATCAAAGGCCACTACCTCAATGTCACCGCGGCGACCATGGAGGATATGTACGAGCGCGCCGAGTTCGCCAAGCAGCTGGGCAGCGTCGTGATCATGATGGACCTGACGGTGGGATTCACCGCCATGCAGTCGATGTCGCACTGGGCGCGGCGTAACGGCGTATTGCTGCACTTGCATCGGGCCGGGCACTCCACCTACACGCGGCAGAAGACGCACGGCGTGAGTTTCCGGGTACTGGCCAAATGGTGCCGGCTGATCGGCGTCGATCACCTGCACGCGGGCACCGTGGTCGGCAAGCTCGAGGGCGATCCGGCGACCACCAGGGGCTTCTACGACACGTTGCGGGAGAACCACATTCCCACCAATCCGGGCAACGGCATCTTCTTCGACCAGTATTGGGCCAGTCTCGGCGGAGTCATGCCGGTGGCCTCCGGCGGCATTCATGCGGGCCAGATGCACCAGTTGCTCGACCTTTTCGGCGATGACGTGGTCTTGCAATTCGGCGGCGGCACCATCGGGCATCCGCTCGGCATCGCCGCTGGAGCGGAGGCGAATCGGGTGGCGCTGGAGGCAGTCGTGAAGGCCCGCAACGAGGGTCGCGATTTGCTGAAGGAAGGTCCGGATGTGCTGCGCAAGGCCGCCGAGATCTGCCGCCCGCTCGATGTCGCGCTTTCGACCTGGGGCGATGTCACCTTCGACTACACCTCCACCGACGCGCCGGATGCCGTGCCGACGGCCAGCCGCTGA
- a CDS encoding LysR family transcriptional regulator, which translates to MVSAARMETFLAVARQGSIRRAATQLHITEAAVSAAVAHIEKQLGAKLIAKAGRGIALTEAGRIYSEYCRTILGLMKEANAAVRRAETGKLRIGVVATAGEYVLLGPLASFRNRYPDIELSLSVHPRDVLFLELHHHETDLVIAGRPPRDTGLVIRARRPSQLVVVGAPGCPDPLRSTWLLRGRGSGTRDATLSLIDRLEISPPTLTLGSHGAVLAAAREGLGVTLIHTDALAQDLESGLLQVLPVDGTPMDRPWHAVTTRTPTPTTRLFLAHILDPAEVGAHAFRPG; encoded by the coding sequence ATGGTGAGTGCGGCAAGGATGGAAACATTCCTGGCCGTGGCTCGGCAGGGCAGCATTCGCCGCGCCGCCACCCAGCTGCACATCACCGAGGCCGCCGTCTCCGCGGCGGTCGCGCACATCGAAAAGCAGCTCGGGGCAAAGCTCATCGCGAAGGCCGGGCGGGGTATCGCGCTCACCGAGGCCGGGCGCATCTACTCCGAATACTGCCGCACCATCCTCGGCCTGATGAAGGAGGCCAATGCCGCGGTACGCCGGGCCGAAACCGGCAAGCTGCGGATCGGTGTAGTCGCAACGGCGGGTGAGTATGTGCTGCTGGGGCCGCTGGCGTCATTCCGGAATCGCTATCCGGATATCGAACTGAGCCTGTCGGTGCATCCGCGCGACGTGCTGTTCCTCGAATTGCACCACCACGAAACGGATCTCGTCATCGCGGGCCGCCCACCGCGCGACACCGGGCTGGTCATCCGCGCCCGCCGCCCCAGTCAGCTCGTGGTCGTCGGCGCGCCCGGCTGTCCCGATCCGCTGCGCAGCACCTGGCTGCTACGCGGTCGCGGCTCCGGAACCCGCGACGCCACACTCAGCCTCATCGACCGCCTCGAAATCTCCCCGCCCACCCTCACCCTTGGCAGCCATGGTGCGGTACTTGCCGCCGCCCGTGAAGGCTTGGGCGTGACCCTCATTCACACCGACGCCCTGGCCCAGGACCTGGAATCAGGTCTGCTGCAAGTACTTCCGGTCGACGGCACCCCCATGGACCGTCCATGGCACGCCGTCACCACTCGCACCCCCACCCCCACAACCCGCCTCTTCCTGGCCCACATTCTCGATCCAGCCGAAGTGGGCGCTCACGCCTTCCGCCCCGGCTAG
- a CDS encoding SAM-dependent methyltransferase, whose product MAGGETLISNVSDTARWVTTYRAMETAREDALFHDPLAERLAGERGYAMVAAASRIMRNGWPVVTRTRIIDDLIATAIAEGCDRVLNLAAGLDTRPYRLGLPADFVWVEADLPALTAEKEAALAEEKPHCALIRRGVDLADPAALAAFLDWALGPLGPENSPATKALVLTEGLLMYLEEETVRAIAAALSRSEIRWWVMDVTVAMNRMRSSSMFENAPLKFEPGNGIAYFEDLGWRSREVEHLLVHARKLHRAPWYLRPFTYLPQPNPRKPGRNPWSGIVRFESD is encoded by the coding sequence ATGGCTGGCGGGGAAACGTTGATTTCGAATGTGTCCGATACCGCGCGTTGGGTGACCACCTACCGCGCGATGGAGACCGCGCGCGAAGATGCGCTGTTCCACGATCCGCTCGCCGAACGCCTGGCCGGCGAACGCGGATATGCCATGGTGGCGGCCGCATCGCGAATAATGCGCAATGGCTGGCCGGTCGTCACCCGAACCAGAATCATCGATGATCTCATCGCGACCGCCATCGCCGAGGGCTGCGACCGCGTGCTCAATCTCGCCGCCGGACTCGACACCCGCCCCTACCGCCTGGGCCTGCCGGCCGATTTCGTCTGGGTGGAGGCCGATCTGCCCGCACTCACCGCGGAGAAGGAGGCCGCTCTCGCGGAGGAGAAGCCGCACTGTGCGCTGATCCGCCGTGGTGTCGACCTGGCCGATCCGGCCGCGCTGGCGGCGTTCCTGGACTGGGCCCTCGGCCCGCTCGGTCCCGAAAATTCCCCCGCCACAAAGGCTTTGGTGCTCACCGAGGGTCTGCTGATGTACCTGGAGGAGGAGACGGTCCGCGCCATCGCCGCCGCCCTGTCCCGGTCGGAGATCCGTTGGTGGGTCATGGACGTCACCGTGGCAATGAATCGCATGCGGTCGAGTTCGATGTTCGAGAACGCACCCCTCAAATTCGAACCCGGCAACGGCATCGCCTACTTCGAAGATCTCGGCTGGCGCTCCCGCGAAGTCGAACATCTCCTCGTGCACGCCCGCAAACTCCACCGCGCACCCTGGTACCTGCGCCCATTCACGTATCTCCCCCAGCCCAACCCACGCAAACCCGGCCGCAACCCCTGGTCCGGCATCGTCCGCTTCGAAAGCGACTAG